A stretch of Imperialibacter roseus DNA encodes these proteins:
- the carB gene encoding carbamoyl-phosphate synthase large subunit — MPKDPSIKSILIIGSGPIVIGQACEFDYAGSQASRSLREEGIEVILINSNPATIMTDKVTADHVYLLPLEKKYIKQILEKHKIDAVLPTMGGQTALNLAIDCDKAGLWEKYGVRIIGVDIAAIETTEDREKFRLKMHELNVNVCKGATATSFLQGKEIAQEIGFPLVIRPSYTLGGSGGGFVEKPEEFDQALNNGLHASPIHEVLVEQSILGWKEYEVELLRDNIGNVIIICSIENFDPMGVHTGDSITVAPAMTLPDTIYQQMRDLAIRMMNGIGMFAGGCNVQFAVNPEDDMIVGIEINPRVSRSSALASKATGYPIAKIAAKLAIGYNLDELKNQITGSTSAFFEPALDYVIVKIPRWNFDKFKGADRRLGLQMKSVGEVMGIGRNFQEALQKACQSLEIKRNGLGADGKEVTNQEQILESLRHPSWNRLFHVYDAIKLGIPLKTIHKLSKIDMWFLDQIEELLKLENEIESFTIETIPAEILRIAKTKGYADRQIAHLLGCLESEVHTKRHALGIKRVYKLVDTCAAEFEAKTPYYYSTFDDENESVRSDRKKVVILGSGPNRIGQGIEFDYSCVHGVLAAKECGYETIMINCNPETVSTDFDIADKLYFEPVFWEHIYDIILHEQPEGVIVQLGGQTALKLAEKLERYGIKIIGTDYKSLDLAEDRGSFSSLLKDNNIPYPQFGVIEDADQAIELSKELGFPLLVRPSYVLGGQSMKIVINEQELESHVIDLLKDIPGNKVLLDHFLDGAIEAEADAICDGEDVYIIGIMQHIEPAGIHSGDSYAVLPPYNLGDFIIRQIEQHTKTIALALKTVGLINIQFAIKDDQVYIIEANPRASRTVPFICKAYDEPYVNYATKVMLGEKKVKDFKFSPKKQGYAIKVPVFSFNKFPNVNKELGPEMKSTGEAIYFIDDLMDDYFLKIYSERNLYLSR, encoded by the coding sequence ATGCCTAAAGACCCCAGTATCAAATCAATTCTCATCATTGGAAGCGGCCCTATTGTCATCGGACAAGCCTGTGAATTCGACTATGCCGGTTCACAAGCGTCAAGATCGCTTCGTGAAGAAGGAATAGAAGTAATACTGATAAATTCGAACCCAGCCACGATCATGACCGATAAGGTCACTGCTGATCACGTGTACCTGTTGCCGCTGGAGAAGAAATACATCAAACAGATTCTTGAAAAGCACAAAATTGACGCCGTATTGCCCACGATGGGCGGACAGACAGCCCTTAACCTCGCTATCGACTGCGATAAAGCCGGGCTTTGGGAGAAATATGGTGTCAGGATCATAGGCGTGGACATTGCCGCCATCGAGACCACCGAAGACCGGGAGAAATTCCGGTTGAAAATGCACGAGTTGAATGTAAATGTATGTAAAGGGGCGACGGCTACGTCATTCCTTCAGGGAAAGGAAATAGCACAGGAAATAGGCTTCCCCTTGGTTATCCGCCCTTCTTACACACTTGGTGGAAGCGGTGGGGGGTTTGTTGAAAAGCCGGAAGAGTTTGATCAGGCACTGAACAACGGCCTACACGCTTCACCCATTCACGAAGTGCTGGTGGAGCAAAGTATCCTTGGCTGGAAAGAATACGAGGTGGAGTTACTGCGGGACAATATTGGGAACGTAATCATCATTTGCTCCATTGAGAATTTTGACCCCATGGGTGTGCATACTGGTGATTCGATCACTGTGGCACCGGCCATGACCTTGCCCGACACCATATACCAGCAAATGCGTGACCTGGCCATCAGGATGATGAATGGCATTGGTATGTTTGCCGGAGGATGCAACGTGCAGTTTGCAGTTAACCCCGAAGACGACATGATCGTGGGCATCGAGATCAACCCAAGGGTATCTCGTTCTTCGGCCCTTGCTTCAAAGGCTACCGGTTATCCGATTGCTAAAATAGCGGCTAAGCTAGCCATTGGCTATAACCTTGATGAACTCAAAAACCAAATTACGGGCAGCACTTCGGCATTTTTCGAGCCGGCGCTCGACTATGTAATCGTAAAAATTCCACGCTGGAACTTTGATAAGTTTAAGGGTGCCGACCGTCGCCTTGGCCTTCAGATGAAGTCGGTGGGCGAAGTAATGGGCATCGGCCGCAACTTTCAGGAAGCCCTTCAAAAGGCTTGCCAGTCGCTTGAAATAAAAAGAAACGGTTTGGGTGCCGATGGCAAGGAAGTCACTAATCAGGAGCAAATCCTGGAGAGCCTCCGCCATCCCAGCTGGAACAGGCTTTTCCATGTATATGATGCCATTAAGCTGGGCATTCCGCTGAAGACCATTCATAAGCTCAGCAAAATTGATATGTGGTTCCTCGACCAGATTGAGGAACTCTTGAAACTGGAGAATGAGATCGAATCGTTTACAATAGAAACCATTCCAGCGGAAATTCTTCGGATAGCAAAAACCAAAGGTTACGCCGACAGGCAAATCGCCCATCTTTTGGGCTGCCTGGAAAGCGAAGTGCACACCAAGCGTCATGCATTGGGAATAAAGCGGGTATATAAACTGGTCGACACTTGTGCTGCGGAGTTTGAAGCGAAAACGCCTTATTATTACAGCACTTTTGATGATGAGAACGAGTCGGTAAGAAGCGACAGGAAGAAAGTTGTCATTCTGGGATCAGGGCCCAACCGAATTGGTCAGGGAATTGAGTTTGATTACTCTTGCGTGCATGGTGTGCTGGCTGCTAAGGAATGCGGCTACGAAACCATCATGATCAATTGCAATCCAGAAACTGTTTCTACCGACTTTGATATTGCTGACAAGCTGTACTTTGAGCCGGTTTTCTGGGAGCATATCTACGACATCATTTTGCATGAGCAGCCTGAGGGCGTTATTGTGCAGCTGGGTGGGCAGACAGCACTTAAGCTGGCTGAAAAGCTTGAGAGATATGGCATCAAGATTATCGGAACCGACTATAAATCTCTTGACCTTGCCGAGGACAGAGGCAGCTTTTCTTCCCTTTTAAAAGATAACAATATCCCATATCCGCAGTTTGGCGTGATCGAAGATGCTGACCAGGCCATTGAATTGTCGAAGGAGCTTGGGTTTCCTCTACTGGTGCGACCCTCCTACGTTTTGGGAGGTCAGAGCATGAAAATTGTGATCAACGAGCAGGAGCTGGAGTCTCATGTAATCGATTTACTAAAGGATATTCCGGGTAACAAAGTGCTTCTCGATCACTTCCTCGATGGGGCTATTGAGGCTGAGGCGGACGCCATCTGCGATGGTGAAGATGTATACATCATAGGAATCATGCAGCACATTGAGCCGGCGGGCATCCACTCAGGTGATTCCTATGCAGTGCTTCCTCCTTACAACCTGGGCGACTTTATTATTCGCCAGATTGAGCAGCACACCAAAACCATCGCTTTGGCATTGAAAACTGTTGGTCTGATCAACATTCAGTTTGCAATAAAAGACGACCAGGTGTATATTATTGAGGCAAACCCGAGGGCATCACGTACTGTGCCTTTTATATGCAAGGCCTACGATGAGCCTTACGTAAACTATGCCACAAAGGTGATGTTGGGGGAGAAGAAAGTGAAGGATTTCAAATTCTCACCTAAAAAGCAAGGGTATGCGATCAAGGTTCCTGTGTTTTCATTCAACAAGTTTCCAAATGTGAACAAGGAGCTTGGCCCTGAAATGAAGTCGACGGGTGAGGCCATTTATTTCATTGACGATCTGATGGATGACTACTTCTTAAAGATTTATTCAGAACGAAATCTTTATTTGAGTCGTTAA
- a CDS encoding DUF4834 family protein → MFKFILILLIFFYVFYKVGGFIMRALYFGSGRQYQQRQQQQYRSRTTTNARHEEIRVDYIPEDEVKKRKSSSGKKGGEYVDYEEVK, encoded by the coding sequence ATGTTTAAATTCATTCTCATACTCCTCATATTCTTTTATGTCTTCTATAAAGTAGGCGGCTTCATCATGCGTGCACTTTATTTTGGTTCGGGCAGGCAGTACCAACAGCGGCAGCAGCAACAGTACAGGAGCAGAACGACCACCAACGCCCGCCACGAGGAAATTAGGGTGGATTACATACCCGAAGACGAGGTGAAAAAAAGGAAATCTTCATCAGGAAAGAAAGGTGGAGAGTATGTTGACTATGAGGAAGTAAAATAA
- the nqrF gene encoding NADH:ubiquinone reductase (Na(+)-transporting) subunit F — MTSIVLTSIVAFTVIILLLVVILLVAQAKLVQQGDVKIIVNGDEKNPLIAAAGTSLLSTLSGQKIFLPSACGGGGTCAMCKCKVLEGGGDVLPTEVGHLSRSEQKEHVRLGCQVKVKQDMRIEIPEEIFGIKKWEATVVRNYNVASFIKEFVVEIPEDMDYQAGGYIQIEVPKCTVDFKDMDITAHPKEHDDPMKFQKEWDKFGLWDLKMVNPEPAERAYSMASYPAEGREIMLNVRIATPPWDRANNGWMKVNPGLASSYIFSRKPGDKVTISGPYGEFFINPSDAEMLYVGGGAGMAPMRSHLYQLFKTLKTGRTVTFWYGGRSKRELFYLDHFYQLEKAFSNFKFFVVLSEPLPEDNWKVKKDVNDKEGDGFLGFVHQAVIDQYLSKHESPEEIELYFCGPPMMNSAVQKMGEDFGIPDENIRFDDFGG, encoded by the coding sequence ATGACATCTATTGTTCTAACTTCTATTGTAGCCTTTACCGTCATCATTCTTTTGTTGGTGGTAATTCTTCTGGTGGCTCAGGCCAAGCTGGTTCAGCAAGGCGACGTAAAGATCATTGTTAACGGGGACGAGAAGAATCCCCTGATAGCGGCGGCTGGCACAAGCCTTCTGTCAACGTTGTCCGGTCAGAAAATATTTCTTCCATCCGCTTGTGGTGGAGGTGGCACTTGCGCCATGTGTAAGTGCAAAGTACTGGAAGGTGGAGGCGATGTCCTTCCTACAGAAGTTGGTCATTTGAGCAGAAGCGAGCAGAAAGAGCACGTTAGACTTGGATGCCAGGTGAAAGTGAAGCAAGACATGAGAATAGAGATACCCGAAGAAATCTTCGGTATCAAGAAATGGGAAGCGACTGTTGTTAGAAACTACAACGTGGCCTCATTTATTAAAGAATTTGTTGTTGAAATACCTGAAGATATGGACTACCAGGCCGGTGGTTATATTCAGATTGAGGTTCCCAAATGTACAGTTGATTTCAAGGACATGGATATTACTGCCCACCCTAAGGAGCATGATGATCCAATGAAATTTCAGAAGGAGTGGGACAAATTTGGTCTTTGGGATTTGAAAATGGTTAACCCTGAACCAGCTGAAAGAGCTTACTCTATGGCGTCTTATCCTGCTGAGGGTAGAGAAATCATGCTAAACGTGAGGATCGCTACACCTCCATGGGACAGAGCAAATAATGGCTGGATGAAAGTTAATCCGGGCTTAGCTTCTTCGTACATCTTTTCAAGAAAGCCAGGCGACAAGGTAACAATTTCAGGCCCTTACGGAGAGTTCTTCATTAACCCTTCTGACGCAGAAATGCTGTACGTGGGCGGAGGAGCTGGCATGGCGCCAATGAGATCACATCTTTATCAGCTTTTCAAAACTTTGAAAACGGGCAGAACCGTTACTTTCTGGTATGGTGGCCGGTCGAAAAGAGAGCTATTTTACCTTGATCATTTTTATCAACTGGAAAAGGCCTTTTCTAACTTCAAATTCTTTGTAGTGCTTTCTGAGCCATTGCCAGAAGACAATTGGAAAGTGAAGAAGGATGTAAACGACAAGGAGGGAGACGGATTCCTGGGCTTTGTACACCAGGCGGTAATAGACCAGTACCTTAGCAAGCACGAGTCTCCTGAAGAAATAGAGCTTTACTTCTGCGGACCTCCTATGATGAACTCAGCAGTTCAGAAAATGGGCGAGGATTTTGGTATCCCGGATGAAAATATTCGATTTGATGACTTCGGAGGATAA
- a CDS encoding SMP-30/gluconolactonase/LRE family protein, whose protein sequence is MKPIYFSVAIAILMSGCGPQKPQTEETSNEEASKPQVVERLDPAIDKLIDKDAKLEILGEGYTWAEGPVWVPSQQMVLFTDVPNNVAYKWKEGEGVSVFLKPSGYTAEAGKEEREPGANGLILDDQGRLLLCQHGDRRVARMDAPLDAPASKFVTLVDRFEGKRLNSPNDLILSSWGDIYFTDPPYGLTGLDASPIKEIPFNGVYRLKKSGEIELVTDKMSKPNGIALSPDEKTLYVANSDPERSIWMAFPVNEDGSVGEGKVFFDATELTKVTPGNPDGMKVDSKGNIFATGPGGVVVLSPSGKHLGTIITGAPTANIAFGGDDKVVFITSESRLLRMKLRD, encoded by the coding sequence ATGAAACCTATCTATTTTAGTGTGGCTATTGCCATATTGATGAGCGGCTGCGGGCCGCAGAAACCTCAGACCGAAGAAACTAGCAATGAAGAAGCATCGAAGCCACAGGTAGTGGAGCGGCTGGATCCTGCTATTGACAAACTAATTGATAAAGACGCAAAGCTCGAAATACTTGGAGAGGGTTACACCTGGGCAGAGGGTCCTGTGTGGGTGCCCTCGCAGCAAATGGTGCTTTTTACGGACGTGCCTAACAATGTGGCTTACAAATGGAAGGAAGGTGAGGGTGTTAGCGTATTCCTGAAGCCTTCGGGCTATACTGCGGAAGCAGGAAAAGAGGAAAGGGAGCCTGGAGCCAACGGCCTTATTCTGGACGACCAGGGCAGGCTGTTGCTGTGCCAGCACGGCGATAGAAGGGTGGCCAGGATGGATGCGCCCTTGGATGCACCTGCCTCCAAATTTGTTACGTTGGTTGATAGGTTCGAGGGCAAGCGTTTGAATAGCCCCAATGACCTCATTTTGAGCAGTTGGGGGGATATTTACTTTACGGATCCTCCGTACGGTCTTACCGGCCTGGACGCCAGCCCTATCAAAGAGATTCCCTTCAACGGCGTTTACCGGCTAAAGAAAAGTGGAGAAATCGAACTTGTGACGGATAAAATGTCCAAGCCCAACGGCATAGCCCTGTCTCCCGACGAGAAAACATTGTATGTTGCCAACTCTGACCCTGAAAGGTCAATTTGGATGGCTTTTCCGGTGAATGAAGATGGCTCTGTTGGAGAAGGGAAGGTCTTCTTTGATGCTACTGAATTGACGAAAGTAACACCCGGAAATCCCGATGGGATGAAGGTAGATTCAAAAGGAAACATTTTTGCCACTGGCCCCGGTGGAGTAGTTGTTTTAAGTCCTTCCGGAAAGCATCTGGGCACAATAATCACGGGAGCACCGACAGCCAATATTGCTTTCGGA
- a CDS encoding formimidoylglutamase: protein MKIFPFFYDSISSEQMDFKLFFDPVSSDVTKALPKSAFLKSIRIFSNKMPDLKNTDIAIVGIKEHRGENSGEGIEQSADAIRKKLYGLSKGLGKNNIVDLGNLRNGPTAEDTVLRLKEVVQSLLEKDILPIIIGGSHDIDYGQYMAYEAFDKMISVLGVDSSFDLEDDKKAAEADRRLHRILVHQPNYLFNYTHLAFQTYLVDQQALNIVEKFYFEAVRLGVLRESIDEMEPSIRQADMLSFDMSALSSIYAPGGQHAQVFGLTGEEACQVCWYAGNSEKLSSAGFYGYNPLKDDVRSSTAMVTATMIWYFIEGYYHRKDDRHFREKDYTKYVVSMNNQPSTITFFKSQSSEKWWMEVPYPGGKAKYSRNSIVPCSYKDYETATKGEIPERWMTTHAKLN from the coding sequence ATGAAAATTTTTCCCTTTTTTTATGATTCAATCTCAAGCGAGCAAATGGACTTCAAGCTTTTTTTCGACCCGGTTTCTTCAGATGTCACCAAAGCATTGCCGAAGTCTGCATTTCTAAAGAGCATCAGGATCTTCTCCAACAAGATGCCTGACCTGAAAAACACCGACATAGCAATTGTTGGAATCAAGGAGCACAGAGGCGAAAACAGTGGTGAAGGCATTGAACAATCGGCTGATGCAATTCGGAAAAAGCTTTATGGGCTGAGCAAAGGGCTTGGCAAAAACAACATCGTTGATCTGGGTAATTTGCGAAATGGGCCAACCGCTGAAGACACTGTTCTGAGACTGAAAGAGGTGGTGCAATCGCTGCTGGAAAAGGATATTCTGCCAATTATTATCGGAGGCTCGCACGATATCGACTATGGCCAGTACATGGCATATGAGGCTTTCGACAAGATGATTTCAGTGCTTGGCGTAGATAGTTCATTTGACCTGGAGGATGACAAAAAGGCTGCCGAGGCTGATCGTAGGCTGCATAGAATTCTTGTTCATCAGCCCAATTACCTTTTTAACTATACTCATCTTGCTTTCCAAACCTATCTGGTTGACCAGCAGGCTTTGAACATTGTTGAGAAATTTTATTTCGAAGCAGTGAGGCTTGGTGTGTTGAGAGAGAGTATTGACGAAATGGAGCCGTCTATCCGGCAGGCTGATATGCTGAGCTTCGACATGTCGGCACTGAGCTCTATTTATGCACCAGGAGGGCAACATGCACAGGTTTTCGGCCTTACTGGTGAGGAGGCTTGCCAGGTTTGCTGGTATGCGGGCAACAGCGAGAAGCTAAGTTCGGCTGGCTTCTACGGTTACAATCCGCTGAAGGATGATGTGCGCAGCTCAACGGCCATGGTAACAGCCACGATGATCTGGTACTTTATAGAGGGATATTATCACAGGAAAGACGACAGACACTTTAGGGAGAAAGACTACACTAAGTACGTGGTGTCGATGAACAACCAGCCCTCAACCATCACTTTTTTTAAGAGCCAGTCGTCGGAAAAGTGGTGGATGGAAGTACCTTATCCTGGCGGGAAAGCCAAGTACAGCCGAAATAGCATTGTGCCATGCAGTTACAAAGACTATGAAACGGCTACCAAAGGTGAGATTCCGGAAAGGTGGATGACCACCCATGCCAAGCTGAATTAA
- the accD gene encoding acetyl-CoA carboxylase, carboxyltransferase subunit beta, translating into MAWFKRQDKGILTPTDEKREAPDGLWYKTPSGNIIHIRELKNNAYVCPDDDFHVRIGSKEYFEILFDNNKFQELDANMKSADPLKFTDSAPYPKRIEASIKKTGLNDAVRSAVGKMNGSEIVIACMDFTFIGGSMGSVVGEKIARAIDHSLKHKIPFLMISKSGGARMMEAGFSLMQMAKTSAKLALLSEAKIPYISLLTDPTTGGVTASFAMLGDFNIAEPGALIGFAGPRVIRETIGKDLPKGFQSAEFVLDHGFLDFIVDRRNLKTKLTNLLKLLNN; encoded by the coding sequence ATGGCGTGGTTTAAGAGACAGGACAAGGGAATATTAACACCGACAGACGAGAAGAGAGAGGCACCTGACGGACTATGGTACAAGACGCCAAGCGGTAATATCATTCATATCAGGGAGCTGAAAAACAACGCTTACGTTTGCCCTGACGACGACTTTCACGTGCGTATTGGCTCAAAAGAGTATTTTGAAATACTTTTTGATAACAATAAGTTTCAGGAGCTCGATGCCAACATGAAGTCGGCTGATCCGCTCAAGTTCACTGACTCGGCCCCTTACCCAAAGCGCATTGAGGCCTCCATTAAGAAGACTGGGTTGAATGATGCTGTAAGATCGGCAGTTGGCAAAATGAACGGCTCCGAAATAGTGATTGCCTGTATGGATTTCACCTTTATTGGCGGCTCAATGGGTTCAGTGGTCGGGGAGAAAATCGCCCGGGCAATTGATCACAGCCTTAAGCATAAGATTCCCTTTCTTATGATTTCTAAATCAGGTGGTGCCAGAATGATGGAAGCAGGCTTTTCTCTGATGCAGATGGCAAAGACCTCAGCCAAACTTGCACTTTTGTCAGAAGCTAAAATACCCTATATATCATTATTGACAGACCCGACCACCGGTGGGGTAACAGCGTCGTTTGCTATGTTGGGCGACTTCAATATAGCTGAGCCGGGTGCTTTGATCGGCTTTGCCGGCCCAAGGGTTATCCGTGAAACCATTGGAAAAGACCTTCCCAAAGGCTTTCAAAGTGCTGAATTTGTGCTTGATCACGGTTTTCTGGACTTTATAGTCGACAGAAGGAATCTGAAGACAAAACTTACCAATCTGTTGAAGCTTCTCAATAATTAA
- a CDS encoding PspC domain-containing protein: MTQRLTRSRDKMLGGVCAGIANYFGWDPTMVRLGYVVLSVLSAAFPGILVYIIMWIVVPES, from the coding sequence ATGACTCAAAGACTAACAAGATCAAGAGATAAAATGCTGGGCGGTGTTTGCGCAGGAATTGCCAACTACTTTGGGTGGGATCCCACCATGGTTCGTCTTGGCTATGTTGTTCTATCTGTACTCAGCGCTGCTTTTCCAGGGATACTTGTCTATATTATTATGTGGATAGTGGTGCCAGAAAGTTAA